The sequence below is a genomic window from Oceanispirochaeta sp..
TCAGGCTGCCTCTTCCTCTGCCGCCTGGATAAAATAAGGCCTAAGGGTGAAAAGGAAATATCCTCTCTCCTTGCTTCTGTTCACTCCCAGGACAATAACTACCATATCATCGGAATTCCCGGGGATATAGATTTTGCAAGGTTTTCTCAAAACTGGGAATCGATAGAAAAGAAAGGATGGCAGCGATTCCTCTCGCCACCCGGGGCAGTCCTGCATATTCGGGACGATATGGCCGGACCAGTCGAAAGATTCTGCCGGAAACTGGAAGAATGGATCACCCTGAATACGGATGAGAGGGAAACAGTAATAACGGAAGATCTTGAAAGGGAATCGATCCCGGCAGAAGTATATGAAGGGGTCAGGCAAAACCTGAGAGCCCTGTTCCCCGACTCCGCGGGAGACACAATCGCCTCTATTCTCAGGACGATAGACCATAAGAAAAAGCCGGTGGCTCTCCAATCCCGCTCGGTTCTGGTAGACCAGGCTGTGCGTATTATTGAAGAACATTTCCAGGAAGAAATCGGAATTGCCCAGATAGCCTACCGCCTGGAGGTCACCCCCAACTACCTGAGCAGCCTCTTCAGAAAACACTCAGGAATTGCCTTTACAAAATATATAACTGATATAAGGATTGAGAGAGCCAGATCCCTCCTGAAAAACACCAATCTGAACATCAAGGAGATTGCTTCAAAAGTGGGTTACAGAAGCAGCCGCCATTTCTCGGTGGTGTTTCGTCAGGAGGAAGGGGTCAGCCCGTCAGAATATATAAGATCCTACAGGACATGAAAGATCATCCCTTGACAGCTCCGATGGTCAGACCGCTGATGAGAGCTCTGGAGAAGGTGATCACAACAATTAAGATTGGAATCACAGAGATGGTAACACCCAGATAGATAGCCCCGAAGTTAGCTTCATAGAGCCCTCTGATATTGGATATAACCACGGGCATAGTGAATTTATCAGCAGAATTCAGCAGTACCATAGGGTTAATCAGATCATTCCATTTATAGATAAAGGTAAAGATCGACATGGTTGCCACCGCCGGCATAGAAAGGGGCAGGATCAGCTTGTTAAAAATATAAAACTCACCCGCACCGTCAATCAGCCCCGCTTCAATCAGGGAGTCGGGGATACTTGATTCGATATAGGCGCGTATGAAAAACACCATACTGGCATTAGCGATATTCGGGAGAATCAGAGGAACATAACTATCAATGAGTCCCATCTTTACACAAAGATCGTAGTAGCCGATCAATCCCAGCTGCTGAGGGATCATCATGGTTCCCAGAACAATCCAGAACAGGACTTCTTTCCCCTTGAAATGAAACTTGGCGAAGCCGTAAGCAGTCAGAGCAGAGAAGAAAGCTGATAATAGTACCGCAGGAACCGCAATGATGACAGAACTAATAAAACCTCTCCATATATTCACCTTA
It includes:
- a CDS encoding response regulator, with the translated sequence MRILIADDEELVRFTIKDMICETNLVMTEIHEAANGRELIEQFRLNPPDLVLADIRMPGLSGLDAMEELKDEKAHWVFLTGHADFEYARKALQLGADNYLLKPPSKEELEKILTQIQFLLVKKRKEEQRLLEHSLNHIISGTSAFEYEPELQQNGFWSGYLIYLDSSRNEQESLEIRNNVSRHLREYFCSTEYGSTKAGIVSLESGCLFLCRLDKIRPKGEKEISSLLASVHSQDNNYHIIGIPGDIDFARFSQNWESIEKKGWQRFLSPPGAVLHIRDDMAGPVERFCRKLEEWITLNTDERETVITEDLERESIPAEVYEGVRQNLRALFPDSAGDTIASILRTIDHKKKPVALQSRSVLVDQAVRIIEEHFQEEIGIAQIAYRLEVTPNYLSSLFRKHSGIAFTKYITDIRIERARSLLKNTNLNIKEIASKVGYRSSRHFSVVFRQEEGVSPSEYIRSYRT
- a CDS encoding carbohydrate ABC transporter permease: MIEKKRPASVIFMYVVLILLALICIVPFYIMIINSTRSNTEISQGIYLTPGNQLKANYLIIQGKVNIWRGFISSVIIAVPAVLLSAFFSALTAYGFAKFHFKGKEVLFWIVLGTMMIPQQLGLIGYYDLCVKMGLIDSYVPLILPNIANASMVFFIRAYIESSIPDSLIEAGLIDGAGEFYIFNKLILPLSMPAVATMSIFTFIYKWNDLINPMVLLNSADKFTMPVVISNIRGLYEANFGAIYLGVTISVIPILIVVITFSRALISGLTIGAVKG